CGCGAACAAAGCACGCGGGTGACAGCCACTTCCCTGgcagcccccctccccccatcaCCTCGCAGTACTGGTGCTAAGGTGACTGGCAGAGCAGGTGCTCAGGGCACTTTTATGGGGAGGTGGTTCCTTGGCAGCACAGACCTGGGGATCTTTGCTAccccacaggcagggctgggactcACCATGGTTAGGATGGTGTGGCTCAGGCTCCTGTAGTCCCTTGATGTGGGGTCGCGCAGGCTCTCGTTGAAGCTCCTGTTGAGGATGCGGAAGGACAGCGGGACACGGAGGAGCAGCTGGACAGCAGCGGGGAGCAAGGCTGCGGTTTTGCTGGGGTTGGGAGCatggctgctgcccagcactgctgtgggggtctgcctgggagctgtgctgcccaTCTGTGTGGGGCTGACctgagtgctgctgctcccattgcctttgctgctggaggtggggatCCCTGTGCCACCACCCATGGAGGAGGTGGGAACCGTGGAGCTGCTATTGCTCATGCTGGGGGTGATCCAGATGCTGCTGTTTGTGGAGGCATTGGGATAGATGACAGTGCTGCTGGGCATGGGCACAGTGGTGCTGTTTGCTGTGGTAttgcctgcagagctgttgCTGGGCTGGAAGTTTGTGGTGTTGCCTGTCGCAGGGAAGACTGTGGCATGGGAGGGGACGGAAGTTGGAGTTCCGTTGCTGCTTGTGTTTTTGGAGATCATGACGTGAATGGAGGTCATGGGCATGGCAGTTGTCTCAGCAGTCGTCTCTGTGGTGGTCATGTCAGTGGTGGTTGTTTCTGTGGTAGTTGTGTCAGTCTCAGTGGTGGACATGCCACATGTACCTGGAGGAAAaaccaggagctggcagctgggaCCGCAGCACCAGTTTGGGAAGGTCTTATATAAAACAGCTTCTCAGCTGGACACTCCTCTAGGCCATGAGGCATTGAGAAGCACTACGACCTCCAAGAGCTGaccaccagcagcttctgcagcctGCGAGGTCATAAGAGGGGAACCTGCCACACCAGGGGGCTTGGGCACAGCCTCCCTCTCACAAAAACCCTCCTTTGGTGCATGTCGCTGGTTGTGGGGGTGCCACCCACACTCTCCCAACCCCACATGGCTGGATTGCCAGCCAGCATAGGGAGGGCTCCTGAGCAGTTTTCCAGCAGGTCCTGCAAGAGCTGGTGGCACTGGAGGAGAGCTGGGGTCCTGCAGCTCACTGGGACACACACCTGCACACCAGGCTGTGAGCCCTGGGCTCAGCCTGCTCTAGCCAGCccggcacagcccagccctgcccagtccCTTCAGACACAGCTAAGAGGGGCCACGGCAAGGTCCCCAAGTCCCAGTTTTGCTGGGGACAACTTGCACCCAGGGGCCAGACCAGGAGAGATGATgatgtccctgctgctggggtgctgAGGGCCACCAGCTCTGGTGTCCCCCAGTCCCTGCTCAGAAAACAGACCAAGTGATCctgtccccctgctcccctgtcCCATTGCCTCCCAGCATGCCCAGGTCCCAGCCTGGCTCATTCCAGCTTGAGGTCCCACTGGCCCCAGTCCCTCAcctgttcccagcagcagcagcagcagaagggcagTGAATGCCATGTGGCTCATTCTGAGGGgtcccagcacctcctggggCTCCACAATGGCTGCTCTCCTGTTGGCCAGCGGTGCACGTCACAATCCGAGGATCAGGAACTGGCGGCTTGGCAGCGGCGGGAGCTTTATACAGCACCTGGGGCAGGTGGAGAGGCCCCACCCCACCACTGGccctgaggggggggggggtccctcCGTGCTGCTTGGCGCTGGGCACCGGGGTGCCGCCTCGCTGATGGGGCCCCCACGACATCATCCCCCTGGGCTGGGTCCCCCACACTCtactggggaggggggacacCGCCAGCAGCGTCCCCATGCCAGGGGTGGATGCAGCCTCAGGTGGGGGGCACAGGaaaggggctgggcaggggtggGGTGCAGCAACTGCCCAGACCCATGGGCTGAGTGATGGCCCCCGGGACCGGGGGGACAGAGGGACGCAgtctccctcagcccctcactCATGTGGGAGGCCTCATCCTTCAGCTCAGCCCAGGGTTAATCATTACCTGCCAGCCACTGCCTCGCCCTACACTCAAATAAACACCAGTGACACCCCCCCCAACTGCTTACGCAGGTGGGGCCCAGGGCCCTGTGAAATCCCAGTACCTCCCAGTAACCTCCCTGCCAGGTCCCAGGGCCCCTCCTAGGGCACAAGGGCCCCCCCCACCACAGCACAAGACCCCCATTCCCACTCAAGACACAGCTCCCTGTCCAGGCTGATGCCTAGTGCCGATCTGGGTGCCGATGCTCTACCTCAGCGGTACCAGGTGCCACCTGTGCTATGGCACAGAGCCCCCATCCTCCCCAGTGACACGTGCTCCTGGCACTGCCAGACCACGCCAGCCTTTCatgtccctccctgcccctgccctgcaggaagGGCCCCAATTCCAGAAGAGGGCTTGGCAGGGGCCCGGAGTCCAGCATCCTGCCCAGCCCCGTGTGGAGGTGAACTACCACCCAGTCGTGCTGGACGGTTTCCGGGGTGTCGGTTCTGCAGTAACTGGGAGCAAGGGACGGGTGGCCTGGGTGCTTGTCATTAGGGGTACAACGGGACACAGCTGCGCCCAGTCTGGGGTCCACAGGCTCGGTGCCAGGGAAGGGGAACGCGAGCAGGGCACGGGCAGCGAGCTCTGGGCTCATGACCTGCCCAAGGGCCCTCGGCGGTGGGGAAGGGCAAACATGCTGACCCCTGCTGCTCTGGCCCGGGGTACTGCACCCCTCCAGAGCCGCCATGTTCTGCCAACCCCGCCTCCCGGTCAACACCGGGGTGCAGCTCCCGGCCGGTGTCCCCGAGCCCGCTCCAAGCAGCGGTTTAAAGGCTGCACTTTTCCTCTTAGCGGAAACCTGCAGAGGACCCGCAGCGAGGGCGAGCTTAGGGAATGGGCAGGGCCGGCCTCGGCCCCGGAGGCGGCGCAGCaccgcgctcccgccgccgcaCCCCTTGATCCCGACCGTGCCCGCCGGGCTGAGCCGGGTCGGGGACACCGGGGGCTCCGAGGCCGCCCCTTCCCCGCGGCCCGGGCACGCGCACCCCCGCCCCGCTGGGGCTGcggcgccccctggcggccgcGACTCCGAACGACGCGCTCTgcgcgccccggccccgctgagcggcaccggcaccggggGCTTCGCGGCCGCCCCTCGCAGCCGCGCTCCCGCCCTGCACCCCCCAAGAGTACGAGCGGGGCTGCCGGCACTCGGTACGGAGCGGTGATTTCACCTGCCACGGCCCCGCACAATTGCGGGCAGCGCCGGCGGTATCCTCCGGTATCCCCGGGCAGTGCCCGCCGCGGCTCCGCGGCGGGAAGAGGCAGCGGGCAGCGCtcgcccagccccagcccctgttGCCCTTTTAAGAGCGGGCCCGGGGCCGCCGTGCCCATTGTcgcagccgccgccgcggggcaggggggtgggtcGGGCCGGTGCCTGCCCCGCGCGCtccggggcggggcgggggaggcACATTCCGCCGCGTTGCCGGGACAGCCGTCGTCATGGCGACCGGGCACTGCCGCCGGGGCTCGGCGCGCGCCGCGCAGTTCCCACGGAGCGGCCCgagcggcggcggctccgctccctccggggcggcgggagggacGGGATGCGGTGCAGTGTTGTGCTCTCGCCTACCAATATTGCACTCGTCCcggcctcccgccgccgcgggcTCCGCCGGTGGGACCAGCCGGGTACCGGGCTCCCTCCCCCATCCCCGCGACCCACCACAGGCAGGACAGCGAGGGACGGGGCCGAGAGCACGGGAGAGGGCCCGGTGACCGCTCGGGACACCGGGGCGCCCCCAAGAAGAGGAAGCCCAGGCTAGAAAACACTCAAAACTTTATGGCCAGAGTCCGGGCAGGGACcggggggggcagccccgcacccgccgggccccgctcgCCCCGCTGCCGGCCGCACGCGCCGGTACCGGCCGCGGGGAGCCGGGAGCGGGGCTCGGCGGGAAGGGGCTGATCTGCCCGGAGCGCCCCTGGGTGCTGCCGGCGGGAGGGCCCGGGCTAGGAGAAGCTTCTCACTCGCGTCCCTCCAGAAGAAACCGGCGGAAGGGTTCGAAGTCGGTGGGGATCGTGTCTGCGGGGCGAGAGCGTGGAGGGGGCGTCaggaggcgggggggggcaAGCCCCGGTAAAGCGGGAGAGGCCAGCGCCGAACCCCCCGGGCCAGGACCGACGGACCGGCCCCCGCAGAGAGGGCGAGAGAGATAGATGCTCTATGAACTCTCGACCCCCGGCCCGGTGCGGGGAGGCCCCGGTGTCCCCACGGGGGGAGCGCCCGGTGCTCACCGTTGCAACGGTACTGCAGGTTAGACCAGATGATGTTCTCCTGGGAGAAGCAGAAGACCCCCAGCCGCCCCCCGCGCATGGTGGTGTCGATGATCACCCCGGAGTCGGCAACCAGCCGCGGACCCTCGTACAGCCGCACCCTGCGAGAAGGGAACGGTGGGCGCGGCCGATCAGCGGGGTTCCGGGACCCTCCGGGGCCAGCGCTGGACCACTCGACTCGTGGCTGGGGTGGGAATGGAGACACCGGGCTGGGGCATCCCGCCCCGAGGTGGGATAGGGGCACCGGGCCGGGGCATCCCGCTGGATCCGGACCCCCGGGCTGggccccccgcgccgcccccggcccggccccgccgccttTGTCGGGCGCTTTGCATTTGAAAGGCGCCTGCGGCCGGCGAGGTCGCCATGGCGACGGGACAATGACTGcgggggcccggcggggcggacGGGGCCGACGGGCTCGGCCCGCCGAGCCCCCCCGCGGCGGCCGCCCCGACGGGATCCTTAAAGGGGAAACGCGCCCGCGGCCCCGCTGGGACAAGGACCCTTCCCCAGGCCGGCATCCTGCCACCCCACCGGGGCAGGAGCTCTCCCGCGGCCAGGATTCCCACACCGCTGTGGTCCCACTGGGGCTGTAAAGCTCCCAGCAGCTAGCATGCTTCCTGTGCGCTGTGGCCAGTGCAGCCCTCCAACCAGCAGGCCCCCAACCAACAGCTCACCTGATGTAGCCCACCTGGGGCCTGTGGGCGAGCTGCCAGCGGTAGGAGGTCTTGTCCCGCCAGCCCACGTTACGAGGGTCCTTCCAGAGCAGGCGGACGTGGTCGGGTGTGTGGCCCGTGTGCCACAGTGCATTGCGCAAGTGCTCCCCAGGGCCAGTCGAGGACTTCACCGCCTGTGGGTGCATGGGGTGTCAGGGGGGGACTGGCTACAGGGCCCTGACCTGGCTCATGGGGCAGCCAATACCCAccttcagctgcagccctggctcagcCACAGCGCGGAAGGGGGTAGCCTGCCAGTAGgtctgctctgtttgcttccacATCACCACGTAGAAGCTGGCACTGTCCTGGTAGCTGAAGATGAAGCCGGCGTAGTCATCATCAGTGATGGTGTTGACGTGAAAGGTGCCCTCGAAGTCCACCCCATTGAAGGCCGTGTAGCCTACAGGTGGGCAAATGCTGCAAGAagccctctgccccagcccaggaccTTACAACCTCCAGTCCACCTTGTGCCTCTCTATGGGGCAAAGACCCATTCCAgacccccagcacaggggagcagagaggctgTCCCACGGGGTCTGCAGGTGCATCTCTTACCCACAGCCAAGCCTGGGTCACTGTTCATGGTCTGCACAATCTCCATGCCCTGTGAGGGACAGCTGAGTGAAGGGtttccccagcagccctggggacctCTCAGTCCCCCTCTGCTCACACCCCAGTCCGCAGAAACACAGGGGGCAGCACCCACACCTGGTTGAGGACCACCCAGTTGGGATCGATCTGGGCATCCCCCTCAGGGTCAAGGATGACAGTCTGGTAGGCACGGAAGTCTGTCAGTGTCACCTCGGCACTCTCAGGGCACACATCAAACTGGTCCACCACTGTGTCATTGTCAAAGTCCTCCTCACACACGTCACCCACACCATTCCCTAGGGACACACACCCTGGTCAGTGCTGGGTTAAGCCTGGGGGGGGTCTGcctcccccatcccactccATGCTCACCATCTGAGTCCTTCTGGTTGGGGTTGGGGATGAGGCGGCAGTTGTCAGGGCCAGGTGCCACATAGTCAGGGATGCCATCGTTGTCATCATCATTGTCACAGTCATCCCCCAGCCCATCATTGTCTGAGTCCAACTGGGAGCTATTGGGGATCTCAGCGCAGTTGTCCTTGGTGTCCTGATGCCCATCCCCATCACTGGGAGCAAGAATGGGGTTAGACCAGTGTCATAAAGTGGGGGCCTGACACTACTTCCCCACCCCCACCAACCCCAAAGACCCCATCATCCTCCTTTGCAGGCCCCCGAGCTCTCCCCCAGGCAAAGGATGAGTAGGTGACCCTGCAGCAGCGCAGTTCCCACCTGTCCTCGTTGGTGTCACAGATGTCTCCTACCAGGTCACTGTCCATATCTGTCTGGAGGAGACCAGAGCCAGAGTTCAACAGACACCCTGGGATGAGGCAGCCCAGCCATGCTGCAGGAGGTCCTCCCACCCCCTGCTGGCAGGGTCCTGTCCCACTGGATCCCTGCTTCTGCCTGCCCCCAGCCATACCTGAGTGGGGTTGCTCATTTCAGGGCAACTATCACAGGCGTCCCCGACACCATCCTCATCCCGGTCAGTCTGCAGAGGGTTGGGCACCTTGGGGCAGTTATCCAGCATGTTGGGAATCCCTGCAAGGACAGTGCGGGGTGGAGACCCTCACCCCCAGCCTAACATGATGGCATTGACCTCCCCCCCAAAAGCTGgccagccccagagctgctcaccATCCCCATCAATGTCATTATCGCAAGCGTCCCCCTCGCCATTGCTGTCTGTGTCCCGCTGGTCATTATTAGGCACATTGGGGCAGTTGTCACATGCATCCCCGAAGGAGTCAGTATCTGAGTTTTGCTGGTCCTTGTTGGGAAAGAGCCGGCAGTTGTCctgtggggaagaggagagggacACCCATGCTGTGCTGGCTGGCAGGCAAGAAGCTGCAGTCTCGCATGGGTCGGGGCGGGAGGACATCTCCAGCATGGCACAAGACCATCCAAGAGCCACAGCCAGCTGAACCCAGAAGTATCTTGAGGGCACCAGCATCAAGCCAAAGAGAGAAGCTCTTTGCCCCACATGGCCCCCAGTGCCACAAGCACAGTCACCTCCACGTTCTTGATGCCATCGCCGTCGGCATCATCATCACACTGGTCCCCGATGCCATCATTGTCAGCATCCTCCTGCCCTGAATTCGGTGTCAGGCGGCAGTTGTCCTGGAGTCACAGGCAACATTAATGACTGGGAGGAGATAAGGTCAGAAGCAAAGCCCTGCCCAATTCCCCAACACCGCTGGCATCTCCTGCATGAAGCTCCCCAGGAGCCCACCTGCTTGCAGTGCTTGTTATTGTCGATGCAGGGCAGGGGCTCGTCTGGGTAGCCATCAAGGTCCGTGTCTTGCCCACACACGTTGCCattgccagcccagcccacattacactgaaagaagaaatcagGGGCTGGGATGTGGGGAAGGGCCCTAGGAAGACGAGCTGCTACCTCGCTGTCCCCTGGCACCCCCTCCCTCGCTGTCCTCCAGCCCCCATTGCCCACTCACCGCACAGGAAATTTCACCGTTCCTCTCAAACATGCAGAAGCCATTGACATCACAGGGGTTGTTGGTGGGAGTGCTGCAGGACTGCTGCAGGACGCAGCCGGACGTCTGATTCCCCACAAACCCAGACTTGCAGGGACCACACTTATAGGAGCCCTGCAGGAGAGCGGGCAGGGGTGGGACTAGGGAGCAGCACGGCCCTGGGCACTGGGCAGGGGAACACGGCAGCTCTGCTCACCAGCGTGTTGGTGCAGATAGAGTTGGGGTCACAGCCCCCGTTGTTCCCATCATTGCATTCATCAATATCGGTGCAAACCTGCAACCAGCATGGCAGAAACTGtcacctgtccctgcctgcagccacagccaaaGCCGTGCCTGTGTCCGGGccaggaaagctgctctgtgctggcaggCACAGTGTCCCCCCACCTGtccccacagctcagcagcctggagcACCCACAGGGACCTGGCTGAATCCCACGGCACTGCACCCACCTGCTTGCTGGCCCTGGCGTAGTCAGCCCCGACGCCAGAGACAGTGTTGCCCCGATAGCCACGGGGACAGGGCTCGCAGCGAAAGCCAGGGGCTGTGTTGATGCACTTGGA
This sequence is a window from Apus apus isolate bApuApu2 chromosome 27, bApuApu2.pri.cur, whole genome shotgun sequence. Protein-coding genes within it:
- the MUC1 gene encoding mucin-1; the protein is MCLPRPAPERAGQAPARPTPLPRGGGCDNGHGGPGPALKRATGAGAGRALPAASSRRGAAAGTARGYRRIPPALPAIVRGRGRRAAIVEPQEVLGPLRMSHMAFTALLLLLLLGTGTCGMSTTETDTTTTETTTTDMTTTETTAETTAMPMTSIHVMISKNTSSNGTPTSVPSHATVFPATGNTTNFQPSNSSAGNTTANSTTVPMPSSTVIYPNASTNSSIWITPSMSNSSSTVPTSSMGGGTGIPTSSSKGNGSSSTQVSPTQMGSTAPRQTPTAVLGSSHAPNPSKTAALLPAAVQLLLRVPLSFRILNRSFNESLRDPTSRDYRSLSHTILTMYEHVFGCTSCLGWQTYKGCSELRFSQGSVEVQSILVFGHGNGTITSDAAEQQLRKSLDQNGFIMDLQLASIQSSVEVTSPAPVPVVPDWAIALLVLVCILLLLSILNCFLMTTCTCRRKSRGKLDLLSTKDSYHPMAEYAPYQSHGRYVSPSSKPNPYSQVAGSNGGGTGTFTYTNPTAGSDNL
- the THBS3 gene encoding thrombospondin-3, yielding MGAPAAAGGPALGAVLALLLLGAAGAARPGLQVIDLLMVSEARQMASITHKIRMELLTINDVYLLSTFRLPPKQGGTLFGLYSKKDNTRWLEVSVVGKINKVLVRYLREDNKLHSVNLQHAPVADGQSHNVIVRLSGLRGDMLSVELYVDCKQVDSSVGLPELSEIPLAEVESIEVRTGQKAYQRMQGFVESMKLILGGSMSRVGALSECPFQGDESIHSAVTNVLASILGEQTKALVTQLTLFNRILTELREDIRDQTKEMSLIRNTIMECQVCGFHEHRSRCNPNPCFRGVDCMETYEYPGYRCGPCPPGLEGNGTYCADIDECSHANPCFPGSKCINTAPGFRCEPCPRGYRGNTVSGVGADYARASKQVCTDIDECNDGNNGGCDPNSICTNTLGSYKCGPCKSGFVGNQTSGCVLQQSCSTPTNNPCDVNGFCMFERNGEISCACNVGWAGNGNVCGQDTDLDGYPDEPLPCIDNNKHCKQDNCRLTPNSGQEDADNDGIGDQCDDDADGDGIKNVEDNCRLFPNKDQQNSDTDSFGDACDNCPNVPNNDQRDTDSNGEGDACDNDIDGDGIPNMLDNCPKVPNPLQTDRDEDGVGDACDSCPEMSNPTQTDMDSDLVGDICDTNEDSDGDGHQDTKDNCAEIPNSSQLDSDNDGLGDDCDNDDDNDGIPDYVAPGPDNCRLIPNPNQKDSDGNGVGDVCEEDFDNDTVVDQFDVCPESAEVTLTDFRAYQTVILDPEGDAQIDPNWVVLNQGMEIVQTMNSDPGLAVGYTAFNGVDFEGTFHVNTITDDDYAGFIFSYQDSASFYVVMWKQTEQTYWQATPFRAVAEPGLQLKAVKSSTGPGEHLRNALWHTGHTPDHVRLLWKDPRNVGWRDKTSYRWQLAHRPQVGYIRVRLYEGPRLVADSGVIIDTTMRGGRLGVFCFSQENIIWSNLQYRCNDTIPTDFEPFRRFLLEGRE